In a single window of the Branchiostoma floridae strain S238N-H82 chromosome 2, Bfl_VNyyK, whole genome shotgun sequence genome:
- the LOC118403272 gene encoding zinc finger protein 883-like, translated as MDPSPVDKNGKEPVSCTPNHSQRHFTWEECDYQAENVCDIPVHSGMQSDKDMSQCEMPEYASTQNGSLQQQDKDSKLTDDKPYRCQKCEYRTDVKSSLTKHLRIHTGEKPYKCHQCSYATIGSFQLKEHLRKHTGEKPYMCGECGYRTNFRSSLTIHIKSHTGEKPHKCNLCDYTALRKHSLVMHMTKHTGERRYECDACGHRAFTLAALSNHLKTHSKEKPYKCNQCEYTTAFRANLAVHMLKHTGEKPYMCGECDFRTAFKTNLSAHVKIHRGEKPHKCNLCDYAALKKGSLALHMTKHTGERHYKCETCGHRAFTSAALTKHLKIHSKDKPYKCHQCEYSTVLSANLAQHMIKHTGEKPYMCGECGFRTAYQSNLSVHMKRHRGEKPHKCNQCDYAALKKANLKAHMLKHNSKRSWNCEVCGLNMSTRTALLQHVKKHKQENPADYGQVEDKAIKSSSYMVEPNDRKLSMCGESEMATTSSPSLQSVDEPQKGDSGDYAAVNEATLKTHLQEYSKDKPYLCDDPDFFTSDSDKSSQSLHAGDLHLRDDEAVEKTDLDLHMLKHTEEKLSMCGESETDTTSTPSLQNQSADKTHVMMVIIVL; from the coding sequence ATGGATCCAAGCCCAGTTGATAAGAACGGCAAGGAGCCTGTGTCATGCACACCTAATCACAGCCAGAGACATTTCACCTGGGAAGAATGTGACTATCAGGCAGAAAACGTGTGTGATATTCCTGTTCACAGTGGAATGCAATCTGACAAAGATATGTCTCAATGCGAGATGCCTGAGTATGCCTCAACCCAGAATGGCAGCTTGCAGCAACAAGATAAAGATAGCAAACTTACAGATGACAAACCCTACAGATGCCAGAAGTGTGAGTACAGGACTGATGTCAAGTCCAGCCTTACAAAACATCTaagaatccatacaggagagaaaccctacaagtgccaCCAGTGCAGCTATGCAACAATCGGCAGTTTTCAGCTGAAGGAACACTTGagaaaacatactggtgagaaaccttacatgtgtggagaatgtGGCTACAGGACAAATTTCAGGTCCAGCCTGACTATACATATAAAGAGTCATACCGGAGAGAAACCCCACAAGTGTAACCTGTGTGACTATACTGCTCTGAGGAAACACAGTCTGGTCATgcacatgactaaacacactggtgagagacgcTATGAGTGCGACGCGTGTGGACATAGAGCATTTACCTTGGCAGCCCTGTCCAACCATCTAAAGACACATAGTAAagaaaagccctacaaatgtAACCAATGTGAATATACTACAGCCTTCCGTGCAAACCTGGCTGTACACATGCTtaaacatactggtgagaaaccatacatgtgtggggaatgtgacTTCAGGACAGCTTTCAAGACTAACCTGTCTGCGCATGTGAAGATTCATAGAGGAGAAAAACCTCACAAGTGTAACCTGTGTGACTATGCTGCTCTTAAGAAAGGCAGCCTAGCCTTgcacatgactaaacacactggtgagagacacTATAAGTGTGAGACATGTGGACATAGAGCATTTACCTCGGCAGCCCTGACCAAACATCTAAAGATACATAGTAAAGACAAGCCCTACAAATGTCACCAATGTGAATATTCGACAGTCTTAAGTGCTAATCTGGCTCAACACATGATtaagcacactggtgagaaaccctacatgtgtggagagtgtggattTCGTACAGCTTACCAATCCAACCTGTCTGTACATATGAAGAGGCATAGAGGAGAAAAACCTCACAAGTgcaaccagtgtgactatgcagCACTAAAGAAAGCCAATCTTAAAGCACACATGCTTAAACACAATAGTAAAAGATCCTGGAACTGCGAAGTATGTGGATTGAATATGTCTACAAGGACAGCCTTGTTACAACATGTCAAGAAACATAAACAAGAGAATCCAGCAGACTATGGCCAAGTTGAGGACAAAGCAATTAAGTCCAGCAGTTACATGGTTGAACCAAATGATAGGAAACTCTCCATGTGTGGTGAGAGTGAGATGGCCACCACATCATCCCCATCACTTCAAAGTGTAGATGAACCTCAAAAGGGTGATAGTGGTGATTATGCTGCAGTTAACGAAGCCACCCTAAAAACACACCTGCAAGAATACAGTAAGGACAAACCCTACCTATGTGATGACCCTGACTTCTTTACATCTGATTCTGACAAGTCTAGTCAGTCCCTTCATGCAGGAGACCTTCACTTAAGAGACGATGAAGCAGTAGAAAAGACTGACTTGGACTTGCACATGCTTAAACACACTGAAGAGAAACTCTCCATGTGTGGTGAGAGTGAGACAGATACCACATCAACCCCATCACTTCAAAATCAAAGTGCAGACAAAACTCATGTTATGATGGTGATTATAGTACTGTAA
- the LOC118410348 gene encoding zinc finger protein 665-like: MVKHTCEKATTSSPYLQSVYEPHLCDDVDYATDKEATLQSHLKGYNSEKAYLFDDPDFSTSDKSIHSLHTEDSHKCRLCDYAAVEKADFALHMIKHTGEESNLSQACRYGEALSKHLVQNDEELCKCDLCEYSAVYKDSLEKHMLIHTNEKPYMCGDCDFRTASRANLSAHMKIHTGEKPHKCNLCDYTALRKHSLVMHMTKHTGERRYECDTCGHRAFTSAALSKHQKIHSKDKPYKCDQCEYSTVLSANLAQHMIKHTGEKPYMCSECGFCTAYQSNLSAHMKRHRGEKPHKCNMCDYAALKKGSLDLHMTKHTGERHYECDTCGHRAFTSADLSKHLKIHSKDKPYKCDQCEYTTVLRASLAEHMLKHTGEKPYMCSECGFCTAYQSNMSAHMKRHRGEKPHKCNQCDYAALKKGNLKAHMLKHNSGRSWNCEVCGLNMSTRTALLQHLKKHKEENPADYGQFEDKASKSSSYMDEPNDKKLSLAGESETATMSSPSLQSVDKSHDCDDDDYATIEESNLESLLHENSSDKDQHLVHTDEGLYRCAQCEYVAVYKSRLDKHMLTHTGEKPYMCGECGFRTLYKSSLTEHMKRHIGEKPHKCNLCDYASLRKAHLDLHMAKHSGEKPYSCEVCGYRASSRQYIVEHVKIHSKEKPHKCDQCEYTAVCKSSLRSHMRKHTDEKPYMCGHCDFRTKFKSNLSTHMKRHIGDKPHKCNQCDFAAVQKAHLDLHMAKHGEKPYSCEICGYRAYSRLYISRHVKIHRKEKPHKCDQCEYAAVCKSNLRSHMLKHTGEKPYMCGECGYRTNFRSNLATHMKRHTV, encoded by the coding sequence ATGGTTAAACACACTTGTGAAAAAGCTACCACATCTTCCCCATACCTTCAAAGTGTATATGAACCACACCTGTGTGATGATGTTGATTATGCTACAGATAAAGAAGCCACCCTACAGTCACACTTGAAAGGATACAATAGTGAGAAAGCCTACCTGTTTGATGACCCTGACTTCTCTACATCTGACAAGTCTATTCACTCCCTACATACAGAAGACTCTCACAAGTGTCGCCTGTGTGACTATGCTGCAGTGGAAAAAGCTGACTTTGCCTTGCACATGATTAAGCACACCGGTGAGGAAAGCAACTTGTCTCAAGCATGCAGATATGGGGAAGCCCTGTCAAAACATCTAGTACAGAATGATGAAGAGCTGTGCAAATGCGACCTATGTGAATATTCTGCAGTCTATAAAGATAGTCTGGAGAAGCACATGCTTATTCACACTaatgagaagccctacatgtgtggagactGTGACTTCAGGACAGCTTCCAGGGCCAACCTGTCTGCACATATGAAGattcatacaggagagaaacctcACAAGTGTAACCTGTGTGACTATACTGCTCTGAGGAAACACAGCCTGGTCATgcacatgactaaacacactggtgagagacgcTATGAGTGTGACACGTGTGGACATAGAGCATTTACCTCGGCAGCACTGTCCAAACATCAAAAGATACATAGTAAAGAcaagccctacaaatgtgaccaatgtgaatATTCGACAGTCTTAAGTGCTAATCTGGCTCAACACATGATtaagcacactggtgagaaaccctacatgtgtagtGAGTGTGGATTTTGTACAGCTTACCAATCCAACCTGTCTGCACATATGAAGAGGCATAGAGGAGAAAAACCTCACAAGTGTAACATGTGTGACTATGCTGCTCTTAAGAAAGGCAGCTTAGACTTgcacatgactaaacacactggtgagagacacTATGAATGTGACACGTGTGGACATAGAGCATTTACTTCGGCAGACCTTTCAAAACATCTAAAGATACATAGTAAAGAcaagccctacaaatgtgaccaatgtgaatATACAACAGTGTTACGTGCAAGCCTGGCTGAACACATGcttaaacacactggtgagaaaccctacatgtgtagtGAGTGTGGATTTTGTACAGCTTACCAATCCAACATGTCTGCACATATGAAGAGGCATAGAGGAGAAAAACCTCacaagtgtaaccagtgtgactatgctgctcTTAAGAAAGGCAATCTTAAAGCACACATGCTTAAACACAATAGTGGAAGATCCTGGAACTGTGAAGTATGTGGATTGAATATGTCTACAAGGACAGCCTTGTTACAACATCTCAAGAAACATAAAGAAGAGAACCCAGCAGACTATGGCCAATTTGAGGACAAAGCAAGTAAGTCCAGCAGTTACATGGATGAACCAAATGATAAGAAACTCTCCTTGGCTGGTGAGAGTGAGACGGCTACCATGTCTTCCCCATCACTTCAAAGTGTGGACAAATCTCAtgactgtgatgatgatgattatgctACAATTGAAGAATCCAACTTAGAGTCACTTTTGCACGAAAACAGTAGTGACAAAGACCAACATCTAGTACACACTGATGAAGGGCTTTACAGATGCGCCCAGTGTGAATATGTTGCTGTATATAAAAGTAGACTGGACAAGCACATGCttacacacactggtgagaaaccctacatgtgtggagagtgcggattcCGTACACTTTACAAGTCCAGTCTGACTGAACATATGAAGAGGCATATTGGAGAAAAACCTCACAAGTGTAACCTGTGTGACTATGCTTCTCTGCGGAAGGCCCATCTGGACTTACACATggcaaaacacagtggtgagaaaccctactcATGTGAGGTATGTGGATATAGAGCATCTTCTAGGCAGTACATTGTAGAACACGTGAAAATACACAGCAAAGAAAAGCCacacaaatgtgaccaatgtgaatATACTGCAGTCTGTAAAAGTAGTCTTCGCAGTCACATGCGAAAACACACTgatgaaaaaccctacatgtgtggacaTTGTGACTTCAGGACAAAGTTCAAGTCCAACCTGTCTACACATATGAAGAGGCATATAGGAGACAAACCTCacaagtgtaaccagtgtgactttGCTGCTGTACAGAAAGCCCACCTGGACTTACATATGGCAAAAcacggtgagaaaccctattcGTGTGAGATATGTGGATATAGAGCATATTCTAGGCTGTACATATCGCGGCATGTGAAAATACACAGGAAGGAAAAGCCacacaaatgtgaccaatgtgaatATGCTGCAGTCTGTAAGAGTAATCTTCGCAGTCACATGCTTaaacacactggggagaaaccctacatgtgtggagaatgtGGCTACAGGACAAATTTCAGGTCCAACCTGGCTACACATATGAAGAGACATACAGTATAA
- the LOC118431932 gene encoding acetylcholine receptor subunit alpha-1-B-like — MTSTCHVDIAEFVCEMMAPRCDRLTKVIMAPSRSWCEEVRSSCKDEDQWPSSFPSCDVISENPEGIEGLRGTTDNECYHGKGTNFRGGHSETETGRTCTAWADHVYEMNTFRWANLDSNYCRNPGNIAERPWCYVGDQWEFCSVPPCSGLVCSDRGQPRSVTAGPRKQSYWPGDKVTYQCDPGYSLQGSAVIKCLANATWDNDLPTCVVDERLGLRNDLFDFYSKDLSPSESDDHVTAVFSGQVLNVVSLDEKGPEVLTDIVLELRWRDHRLTWSPATYGGQDILRVSYDEVWTPTVVLQNNADRGFTSFPTVDVTITSGGEVIWLVQTLVSTTCVLDQYLFPFDSMMCPVCVKTGRKEERLSCPLPENITAENNLNCNSSASLVTGEWAVAISADVSSSDMGCLNLNLQRNPTYHMCTTIAPTIVLAVLMCVTFLLPIDKGDRLSYGMAILLAMVVSLVVITDFLPRSTIIPFIGTFVIVSMSLMAVFMLATVGIINVSGKQGKVPPWARNVFLRCMAQCLLMGNLAKESDTPEAVPNKVYVEESSHDNGAFATFGEEQVLWDTSAKFRSTGDHPPDAPTMMPGMKVMIYAIRKSLDRLNVTIEGLRPNDEEESEWMLLSYVLDRLCLVLYIIGIIAAVPLSLFLGRS, encoded by the exons ATGACCAGCACCTGTCACGTGGACATCGCAGAGTTTGTGTGTGAGATGATGGCTCCGAGGTGCGACCGCCTCACTAAAGTCATCATGGCTCCCAGCAGGTCCTGGTGTGAGGAAGTGAG ATCATCGTGTAAAGATGAGGACCAGTGGCCTTCCAGTTTCCCAtcctgtgacgtcatcagcgaAAACCCTGAAGGTATCGAAGGTCTGCGAGGAACAACAGACA ATGAATGTTACCACGGTAAGGGTACCAACTTCAGGGGCGGGCACAGCGAGACTGAGACCGGGCGGACTTGCACGGCTTGGGCCGACCACGTGTACGAGATGAACACCTTCAGGTGGGCTAACCTGGACAGcaactactgccggaaccccGGGAACATAGCGGAGCGGCCCTGGTGCTACGTGGGCGACCAGTGGGAGTTTTGCAGTGTTCCTCCTTGTAGCG GTTTGGTGTGCTCTGACAGAGGCCAGCCCCGGTCAGTAACAGCGGGGCCGCGGAAGCAGTCCTACTGGCCCGGGGACAAGGTGACTTACCAGTGCGATCCCGGCTACTCCCTGCAGGGATCCGCGGTCATCAAGTGTCTTGCCAACGCCACATGGGACAACGATCTTCCTACTTGTGTCG TGGATGAGCGCCTGGGCCTGAGGAACGATCTCTTCGACTTCTACAGCAAAGACCTGTCACCCTCTGAGTCTGACGACCATGTCACTGCTGTGTTCTCTGGACAAGTTCTCAACGTAGTGTCGCTG GACGAGAAAGGACCAGAAGTACTGACTGACATTGTCCTGGAGTTG CGTTGGCGAGACCATCGACTGACTTGGTCACCGGCAACTTACGGAGGCCAGGACATCTTGCGAGTGTCCTATGACGAAGTGTGGACTCCAACTGTCGTTCTGCAGAATAA TGCCGATAGGGGTTTCACCAGCTTCCCAACCGTGGACGTGACCATCACATCAGGAGGGGAGGTCATCTGGCTGGTGCAGACCCTAGTGTCCACCACCTGTGTGCTTGACCAGTACCTCTTCCCCTTTGACTCCATGATGTGCCCCGTGTGTGTGAAGACAGGCCGGAAAG AGGAACGTCTGAGCTGTCCCCTTCCAGAGAACATCACAGCTGAAAACAACTTGAACTGCAACAGCTCGGCTAGTCTGGTGACCGGTGAGTGGGCGGTCGCCATCTCTGCTGACGTCAGCAGCAGCGACATGGGGtgtctgaacctgaacctgcaGCGGAACCCCACCTACCACATGTGCACCACAATCGCACCTACCATCGTCCTGGCCGTGCTCATGTGTGTCACGTTCCTCCTCCCTATTGACAAG GGAGATCGCCTGTCGTACGGGATGGCCATTCTACTGGCCATGGTGGTGTCACTTGTCGTCATCACTGACTTCCTGCCGCGATCTACCATCATCCCCTTCATCG GGACGTTCGTGATTGTGTCCATGTCCCTCATGGCAGTCTTCATGCTGGCAACTGTCGGTATCATCAACGTGTCCGGCAAGCAGGGCAAGGTCCCCCCATGGGCCCGGAATGTGTTCCTCAG GTGCATGGCCCAGTGCCTCCTGATGGGGAACCTGGCTAAGGAGAGCGACACGCCCGAGGCGGTCCCCAACAAAGTCTACGTGGAGGAATCCAGTCACGACAACGGCGCCTTCGCAACGTTTGGCGAAGAGCAGGTGCTGTGGGACACTTCAGCCAAGTTCAGGTCCACAGGAGACCATCCACCGGACGCCCCCACCATGATGCCGGGGATGAAGGTCATGATCTACGCCATCAGGAAGAGTCTGGACCGCCTGAATGTCACCATCGAAGGCCTCCGCCCGAACGATGAGGAGGAGAGCGAGTGGATGCTGCTGTCCTACGTGTTGGACCGTCTTTGCCTGGTCCTGTACATCATTGGTATCATTGCCGCTGTGCCCCTGTCGCTGTTCCTTGGGCGCTCTTAG